gGGATGGGGCTCAGTCCGTGGCCTTCCTGTGCTCCCCACCCCCCTCACGGCCTCCGGCCCGCTCCTGTCGCTCTCGCCGAGGCCGCGGCCTCCCGCCCGATCCTTAAAGCCGGGGCAGCGGGAAATGGAGAATTGTCTTTATCCCTTGTGAGGGAGAATGTTAAAGGGAGAAAATCCTGCTACTGATAAATACGTTTATTCACGGAATGAGGTGGGATGTGgttaaaagagaatttttaaagcttttttttttttcttcgtGACGGGGGGAGCTTTCAGTTTATAATTGCTGCATCATGATCAGGTTTAATTGTTCAGTATCTAGAAATACTGGTGAATTTTTATTTGAGCGCTCCTTCAGAATGTACTCACTTTTGGAGTGATTATAAATCTACCCTCTCTCTTACGTTTCTGTTCTCTAGAATTGTTTAATAAATAAGCTTAAAAGGTGCTCCGAGGTATTTTACCATTTTGTCTTGGGAGGCATCTGTGATTGTTTTAGACATTATTTCACGTTTTGGTGGAAGCAAGAGACACAGTGTGTTAGCAACGTTGACATTTTCTTAATAATAAATAGATAATGTGTATTTTTCTCACCTAGGGAAATGTGTGGAATGTTTGCTGAAATATCAATGCTGGCccacagaaaggaaatgcagTTTGCCTCTGGTGTTACGTAGACGTCCAAACAGTTCTttgcttaaaatatttctttttaaaagcgAAGAATTCTTCATTTACTGCAGCAAATTATGCTGTGTCATAAAAATTGATAGCTGGATAACTGGAAGAGGAAGGGAATTTTAAACTAAAACCTTTGTTCTCTTTTATGATTGTTCATTACTGGTGATTGATTAAAGAGGCATTTCTGAGTGATTTGCGTAATTTCCCTTTTGCTGATTTCAAGCCTGTTTCTCCTTTAATGCTGTAGCAGCATTCACACCCCTGAAGAGAAAAATAGGTAGGACTTGAAAACCACGAGTCAAGCAATATGGAATCAGATGATGATTCTGATTGTGTGCAGACACCTTCCCACTTCTGTACCTGTGTAAAGAGGGGTGTGCTGGACTGGATGAGggtgtttgttttcagacatcCATTAAATATTTGTCACCCTTTGAATGCTCAGAGatgcttcttgtgcctttctTTTGCTTCAGAAAAATCACACTGATGCTCATTACCTTAGTCCTATCTAAAAGGTCACTTCCAGTATTAAATGTTTCCTTAACAGTCTTCAATAGGTACTGTAATAGGGACTTTGATGATGAGAAAATCCTTATACAGCATCAAAAAGCAAAGCACTTTAAATGCCATATATGTCATAAGAAACTGTATACAGGACCTGGTTTAGCTATACACTGCATGCAGGTAAGGAGTTTTAGATTTACGTGAGCTTTTCTTTACAGTATCTGAAATTTAAATGTCCTGAAGATGGGGGTTAGGGGCTTCCAGAGTCTGTAAAACGGGGGAGAAAAAGACAGCAATGGCCTCTTTGCAGCACAGGAGTCCTGCTGTGTCAGCAGTCAAATGGCCACTGTGCAGCAGAGATCTTGCTCAGGAGTGTTTTGTAGGAGTGAAGGAATTGTGCTGTCTCAGTTTTTCTAAGTTAATGTAAGCTGGTTTTAGGGGTAATGGTAGTTACCAGAGATTAGGAGGCACAGATCAAGAAAATGCTTGGCCAGAGAGATTAGTCCCATTAAGGGTGTTCCTTTTCTGTCTTCAAACTGCCTGAAGAGCACAGAGAATTTACCCTGAAATGTGGTCAGCAggttttatttggcttttttttttctttaggtaCATAAAGAAACAATAGATGCTGTTCCAAATGCTATTCCCGGAAGAACAGACATTGAACTGGAAATCTATGGAATGGAAGGCATTCCAGAAAAAGACATGGAGGAACGGAGGAGGTTACTTGAACAAAAAACTCAGGGTAAGGTGGAATGTGGCTGGTTGTCATTTCCCTGGTGTGTTCCTTACTCAGCTGTGGCACTCAGTGAGAGTGGGATTTAATTCCTTCTctgacagcagctccaggcattTGCCAGCCATGTGGGagggatttttcctttcctgttcaGAAGtagctgctgccagagcagctaCAACAATTACCTAACGAATATGGACATGGTCATTTGTTTGTGAGGGTAAGGGGAGGAAAGGCTAGAGGTAAAACTGTCCTGGTGATTCCCAAATGCTTCAGTTTCTTTGCTGTTCAAGCCTTTGGTTGAACTGCTTTGGTTTATGCAGGACAGCATGATATTGATACAAGGGCAGATCCCTCTGTATGTTCAGTGTGAGTCACGTTCCTTCCCTTAATTTGTGGCTGCAGGTGGGCTCACAGCAttctttctttgtatttctgtgaCTTTTTGGGCACTGGCAAAGTTTGAATTTTGCTGTTAGTTAATTTTATGGAATATAATTTGTGTTTAGTTTGACTGTATGCGTTGTACTGTCTGCAGAGagccagaaaaagaaacaacaggATGATTCTGATGAGTATGAAGATGATGAATCTGCAGCTTCAACTTCATTTCAACCCCAGCAAGTTCAGCCACAGCAGGGGTACATTCCCCCAATGGCACAGCCAGGTTTGCCTCCTGTGCCAGGTGCACCAGGGATGCCTCCAGGTGAGTGGGTGTGTTCTGGTAGGTCATTGCTGAAAACCTCACAGAAACACGAATTGCTGCCTGTATGCTTGAGTGCTAATCTGCCCTTTTATCACTGGAGTCACAGAATAGTTCTGGGAGGTGCACATGAGCAGtttgttcattttcttccctcctctgtgCATGAGCACATCTTCCTTGGTGGACTAGATTCAGATACCTGATGCTGGCATGTAGATTGAAGGTTGTGGTTGTAAGGCAGGTTAGTGCTTCAAACAGAAGTCTAGCAGTGATACTTGTTCATACTGTTTATCCCAGGGTTTGGaaacagggcagagctgctgtgcatcTGGAGACTTCTAACACAGAACAGGCCGTTCTGTACCTGTGTATACAGGCCACAGGTGCAGTGAGGAAAGAGTTTGATCAGTGAGTGAAGGATGCTCTCTTGTAGTAAGATGTCTTCTTTGGAGACCCCTAAGGAAATTCACAGtcttgcagggctgaggacaATCAATCAAAGTCAAATTTGCAGATAGTGCTTATATTGCACTGTTTGTAAGCAGTATTATTTCAGAACCCAGTTTTTTAGAACTTGCTGTAAAGCATTTATCCAGTGTAAACTTATCAGATGACACTTGCTTGCTACTGTATGTTATCAGAGTTGTtgacaatttatttttcttttaaggtaTACCCCCATTAATGGCAGGTGTTCCACCTATGATGCCTGGAATGCCTCCAGTTATGCCTGGAATGCCACCTGGGTGAGTAGCAAGAAAGACTTAATATTACATGTTCATACTGTGCATTTTAAACTCATAGAAAAAGTAAAGCTAATTAAAAGAATGTACAATAGGGAATTGTGAACTCTGTAACTTAAATATTTAAGACTAGCCAAAGAACTGGATGGCTGTAAACCAACACGTTAAATATGGCCAAGCTGGGTTTATGCATAAAGTATCTTGTCTTTCTCCTGACTTAATAGTTATTAAGTAGTAATATATTAATACAAAATTTTGTTGTGTTGGTTTAGAGCCTTCTGTGAGCCACTATTCCCTTGTGTATTGCACATATGTTGTGCATCTGGTTATCAGTCATCAACataacagggaaaaaagtaCTGGgttgtttatatttttcttgtgttttgggCAAAAGATGTTGGTTTTTATGCTTGTTACGGGGTTGACACCATACCCTATCACAATGTGTTTGGAAATTCACAGTTAGATTTTTGATTTTGTCATAAATTTTCACAGATTACATCAACAGAGAAAATACATGCAGTCATTTTGTGGTGGAAACATGTAAGCATCTCATTAATGTAATTCTAGGTACATTCATTATGCCATTTTATGTCATGTTTTTGATAAgctagaaattattttactgaaaaCCTTTGAATATTGCCTAAGAATTTGGGGAAGGTGTCTAGTTAGGTTTTGTTACTGTATAATATGTGAAGGTTTTATGTTTTATCTAAATGAATATTACAAAACTGTATGTGAAATGCATTCTACAAAATATAAACCAAGCAGACCCTTAGAGACTTAAAGCCTCTCTTGAACCAGAGCTTGAGCAGCTCTATGGGCTTGATCCTTCACACTGCAGGACATTCTGCAGAAACTCAGTTTAATCTAAACTTTTAAGTTAACTGAGGGGAAAGCTCCTTGACTTCTGAGACATAAATATTGATTTAACAGCCTTTGAATTGAAAAATCACATCATAGTCGAACATGGTGTGGATGCTGATCAGAAATTTAGCTTTTCTGGGTGGAAACTCAACAGAATTTAATCAGATTGTCAGACGCTTAGTCCTCATTAAATTCCCTGTTAACTTCAGGTGTATGTTATGTCACCTGTaaaaacacaaattaatttGCCAAAATTTCACTGCATTTAATTTTGGGGGGAGAGGATGATGTTGCATTATGCTTTTGTCTAATCTAAAGTTTTGCTTTCTTAACCTGATTAAATTTTGTTTAACAATGACCAAAAAATTAGGAGAGACAAAGCAACTTTGGTGTTGGTGTGACACCAGTTCTAGCACTATCTGCAGTTTCTCAGAAGTCAttctggagcagcaggcagtgaGCACCCAGCACTTGTTTTGGTGTCTGCTGGGTGGCAAGACTGACTTTGCCTTCTCCAACCAAAAAAGGGATGATGGGTCTGTGTTCCCAGTCATTGCTGCCTCTGCAGTGATAGATGAGTTGAGAGCAGAAATCAGACTTGCCAGAAAGAATGCTCACTTGTTCATGGCATTTGATCTGAAAACAGCAGTGGTGAAGGTGTCTTAATTGTCATACAAACAGAAACTGCTTCTTAGTGGGATTTTGGTTTGTACTGGAGTGCTGCAGATCAGCTGATCTTGCTCACTAAAGTAATAaacattcttttattttgtttccctAATCCGTTTTTTAATGTCTGcaaaaaattaagtaaaattaAGCTACACTTGTTTGTTCCCTGTAAAGGGCTCAAACATATTCATTTAGGAAGAGAAACCAAATGGTTTCTTTTTAATGTGGAGAAAAAATATGTTACAATGAGGATGTCTcatattaaaaaaccaaaatcccactTTATCATTAGTATATGGATTGTTTTCTGCAATTGAAATTCTGGAAGCTTTCTTGCCCTGCgatctctgctctgcttttgtcaATGTTTTTTGGATagttctgcagctctgggttATCTGCCAGTCAGTGTCAGAGAGGAGTAGTAGCAGATATCCAGTGATTGTGGTGTGATTGGAGCTAGCTGGTTTTCCTACATTCACACTCCATGAATGTACTGAGATCAGGTTCTTGGAACACTCAGCTGCAGCTTGTAGTCTTGACAGAGATTTCAAGAGACACTAGTTCTGGAAATCTCATATTAGAGACAGTGAGATCTTGAGAAATTTAAGTTCAAATaagtgtttggggttttgggtgctgggttatgttttggttttattcttgTGGAGCTGGTTTGGAATTCCCTCTCTTGAGAGCTTCTTGAAATTATTTACCATTATTTTTTGTCTAATACAGGGATGTGCCAATTGTCTTAAAACTTGATTATGTGTGTTCATACCAgtgctcatttttcttttcaataggATGATGCCAATGGGTGGAATGATGCCTCCTGGGCCAGGAATCCCACCTCTTATGCCTGGTATGCCACCAGGTAGGTCAGGGTTGTCGAACTCGTACTATGGTGAGagtttaattatatttatttctttctgctaAGATTTAGAATTTATGTAATGAATATACAGACTTATGCCACCACCCACCACCTTCATGTGGTTGGACTGCCACAGAAGCCACTGTGTGCAGAGGTGGTTGATTCATAGCTTCTgattataaataattattttacttttataccattattaaagtaaaaaacaaaatactgtTTCTTTGATTTATTGCATTTTCTCACACTGTTGTGTTGCCTGGTCTCTCTtcatcccttttttttaaattaatgtttgTGGCTGCGGTTGGAAAACAGTAATGACTTAAAATGTGCAAAGTGGGGAATAGCTGAGTGGAATAGTTACCCAGCTAATGAGCCTGCAGTGTGAAGAAACTTAACTGACATTTTGGTCTCTTACCATAGCTAGAAAAGATGTTTGTTGGGCTTGTGCAGCTCTTAAGTAGCCCTGGGTTCCCTGGGTGTTCCATCTGACCAGTAACTGGTTTGCTTGATGGAACCCATGGGAGCTGTTAACTTGCCACTGTCCCTCTCCTCGAGCTCCACACACACCAAGTGCAGGTGTTGTGGTGACACTGTGAGATGTCCCAGTCCACTTTGCTGCTGACCCCAGCAAAGCTGGCAGTGGCTCGCTCGCACTTCTGATACTGTTCAGAAGCAATTCAGTCTCTCAGATTTTGTAACAGTATCATCCGTGCTCTTGGCAGCATACCTGCAGTGTGGCAGAAACAGTTACTGCATGAATTGTATTGGTTTATTGAGAGCATAAACTTCATTATTGCAGCTTTAGTAAAAATCAACTTAATCCAGCATTGTTCTGAAGTGTTAGAGGTTACTGCCTGTGCATAGCCATTGACTGTTGACTGCTGGCATTACCCTTTgtcatgttttattttactgttgCCTTAAAAATACATCTTGTAGTGGGAAACTTTGTTCTAAGGAACATAGGAGCGGGATTGTCTAAAGGAATATTGGTGCTTCCTGGAGCCTGATCCGCCGCCCGTTGTTTGTGGTTTGTAGGGATGCCCCCTCCCGTTGGGCCTCGGCCTGGCATGCCTCCAATGACACAAGCACAGCCTGTTACAGCCCCGGGCATTCTGAACCggcctccagctcctgctgcaacAGCACCAACTCCACAGCCTCCAGTTACCAAACCACTGTTCCCAAGCGCAGGGCAGGTAAGGTATCCCAGAGCCTGGAATCTTTGTCATGTTCTTCAAATTGCCACTGTGTCAATAGTGCCTATTTATTATTGAGGAGGTCTAAGAAATGACTGGTTCAGGTTTTTGCTTGGGTTGATGTTTAATTCAGTGTAGTGCTtgaatgaattttaaaatattcttttgtttgtctttaAGCAGCTCTGAAACCAGACAGAAGTTCTGTAAGGAGTGGGGAAGAAAGGAGTAGGCGAAACACTTTTAAAGGCCTTTAATTGTGTGGTTGTTAAGGGAACTTTGGGTGGGTGAAAAGCTGTGTTAGCTACAGGAGTCTGATTGCATAGAACTCTACCTTTCCAAGTTAAAAATCTTTGCATGACTTGTTCTCGCTCATAATGGGCTCTCTACTGATAAACGGACGAATTTGTTCTTGTTAAACTGGTTAAACATTGCCTGAGATAGGAGGTTTTTTACTTCAAAAAGTTTAGGAGTAAGTCAGTGTAGTGAAAAGttaatttcagtgttttgtgGGGGGAAGTGGGGAATTGATAGTGGCTTGTGACCTCTTCCCTTTGAATGCACTTTTCTATGGGCCCTGGAGTTCTTACTTGCTTTCAAGTATGTTACAGAGGCCTTTGTAATTTACTGTTTGCATTTTGGGCTTCTGCGGGGACGATACATGTTTACAAAAATACAGTCCTTTCATAAGAAAGGGCTTAGTATAAGAAATCCTTTCATGTGGATACTTTCCACCCATTTGTTTGGAGACTTTTcactgtttcctttcttttatgCTACAGATGGGGACACCTGTCACAAGCTCAAGTGCAGCTTCCTCcaattcagaaagtctctcagCATCTTCTAACGCTCTGTTTCCTAGCACAGCACAAGTACGCAGGAAGTCACAGTTTAAAACAAATTGCTTTGCAACTTAACCCTTTGGACCATTCTGTAAAATCTAAAATTGACTAAACATCTTcagataatttttattatattccTGATTATGTTTAGCTGGTAAAACTGCAGAGTCCTTGATTATGAGTTGCATCTTACCAGAAATAAGCATGTCAAAGTGCTCAATTTTTCTTAGTGTGAAAGAATGAAATGTAACATCCTGGTTCTAAAGGGTTAAAAGAGCATGAAAGCAGTTAAATGCATTTTAGTGGGCAGTGGTTAGCTTGATGCATGGTGAAGGCTTTTTAGTTTATGCTGTTTAATATGTTACATCATAATGTAGGGGATTTTAAATTTGCGTTATgtgcaaaatgtttttttttttttttttttgattgagAGGTTCAGATAGTTGTAAATATCCAGTGActagaaacaaaataattcccTCATAACTAGGGTTTGCTTTGGAGATTGCTGTGTCTTCAGATACAGCTTTGCAAAACAGACTTTTACTGGGTGTTTGTAACAAAGGAGTAGGAGACGTGAAATGTTGGAATCTCTAGTGGACCTCTTACCTGCTTCCATTGATTCTTCATTTACAAATAAGATTAAAGTTCTGTGGATAGACATAGTACTTTGTGAAAATACTACATTGTGTTTATAGAGAGAGCACTTAAAGCCCTGACACAATAGAGCTTTCTTAAAtatttgattaaaatatttcttaaatacCTAATTTTAATGAATACTAGCACTTTGAGCTGTACTCTAAACTAATGGTTGCTGAAATATGTTAATTTAGTGAAAGACTAATAATAAATCTATGCTTAGAGGCTCCTAAAAATAGTGATTCAGGAAAGATTTACATATTTGCCAAATTCGGTGTTTGAGATAAAGTATagggtgtttttttctttgttgttccTTTGTTGTGGTGGTTTTTGACCTGCAGATTTTAGActttcctgtgtgtgtgtgtatatgtgtacaTACTGGGGTTTATTTTGTCTTGGTTTCAGTTGCTCTAGTATGCAAAAGGCTGAACTTTACTTTTGTCAAGCTTGTATAATCATATATCTCACTGGAACGTTTCAGAGGTCTAACAGTCATCATTTAAGTTTTCTTGAATGAAAACTTTATTTGAGAAATAAACACTGACCTGTCTGTGTGtttcacaggctgcagcagctgtgccagggccagtTGGTACTGATTTCAAACCTTTGAATTCTACACCTGCGACAACAACGGAACCCCCCAAACCAACATTCCCGGCTTACACACAGTCTACAGCCTCAACCACTAGCACAACAAACAGCACTGCAGCTAAACCAGCTACATCTATCACAAGTAAGCCTGCTACCCTCACAACAACCAGTGCAACCAGTAAGTTGATCCATCCAGATGAGGATATATCACTGGTAAGTAACATGTTTTCATTGTCTTACTGAAAAATGCGATTTGTGATGATATGGCAGGGTGAATGGAATTTCATCTGTGCTCTGCATTATGTGTATTTTAGTAATGGTGAGAGTGCAGACCATGCAGAAAAAATGTAACTGAGTTATGATTGGCATATTGGCAGTGCTGCAGTCTAAGCCTTAGCTTTGGTGGTGGTGGGAAATTTCTCAATCCAAAATACAATTTGGACTTCTACTGCATTTGGACTTTTGTGTAGAACAAAAGACTGAACAGTTTGAAGTTGTTTTGGTGCTATTACAGCAGTTAGAAATACGGAATTTATGGATAAAACAAATGAACATTAATTACAGTTCAGAGATCTTTAGGTTTGtgtttttaagagaaaaaggCTTTATTCAGTTGGGGGAAAGGGAGGATTTGAGTTCCATGCAGAATACTCAAATTGGTCTGTATTAAGGAAGAAAGTCTGCAGAAAGGGGGGCAAATCCTACTGCTGCTGGGTAATGTTACTAGTAGTCTTTGAATTTGTAAGGTAGTTAAAATAGTTTAGTAATCTGCTTTTTTGCACCTCTGTTTGCTTTTGGTGAGTTCTAACACGATGTGTTGATTGTCTCTCCTGCTTTTAGGAAGAGAGAAGGGCACAGTTGCCCAAATACCAGCGCAATCTTCCTCGACcaggccaggctgccctgggtaATCCACCCGTTGGACCAATTGGAGGTATGATGCCaccacagccaggaattcctccACAGCAACAAGGAATGAGACCTCCCATGCCACCTCATGGTAATCATATGTTTCCCAGCTTCCTATTTTTGGAAAGATTCGTGAAGTTGCCTATGCTAGCAGGGAGGGGTGAAACTTTTCACAAAATACACTTctcactatttaaaaaaaaaatttaaaattttttctttgcatctGAACTATTCTGTTTATAGGTCAGTATGGTGCTCATCACCAGGGCATGCCAGGATACCTTCCTGGGGCAATGCCTCCATACGGTCAGGGACCTCCGATGGTGCCCCCGTACCAGAGTGGACCTCCTCGCCCTCCCATGGGAATGAGACCGCCCGTAATGTCGCAAGGTGGCCGCTACTGATGCTCCTACTCACGCTCTAATAGGTTTGGAGATTAAACCTTTTCTCATCTTGTGCTGTTAATATAGCCGAGCTTCCGTCAATTAAGGCTTCATTGtgactcttaaaaaaaaataagtatcTTCCCACATGCAAGGAGCTGTTggacattttattttacaagggaaaattatttggaataatAACAGGAACTTTTCCTGATGTTGCAATTTATACTGTATGGCttctttttcatgtttcatCTAGGTTTTTAGAAGTGAAGTATAGTAAATATGGTTCGTTAAATTGTGAAGGCGCTGGAATTACATGAACATACCACCTTAAAGGCAAGTTCTGTAATGTTACGTTGCTATTTGTGAAATGATGCCTTCACAGCACTTCAAGTGCTGTTGGACTTATGTCCCCAACATAGTTTGGTGAGGGCTGTAACTGTTCCCAACTACTTGTACATTAAAGTCTGAACTTGTAACAATATTTAATGTATTCAGAGTTCCTCCTGTTCTAGGGTTTAAGTAAACTGACCCACTAAGGTCATGTGACTTTTCTGTACTGTTATAAACTTCATTGTaataaaagaggagaaaaatttaTATGCCTTTTTATTCATGACCAGCTGTGgacaactgcctgaaaggttTGTACAGATGCATGCTGTGGTAGCCATTGGTGTAATGAACACAGTTATTGGTGCTGTTTTGATAAAGTCTGAATTCCTTGTTCTAAAAAGTCACTCCTTAGCTGTACATCTGAGTAGACAAAGACCTGTACACTTATTAACTGACTCCTCAAAATtgaggctgcaggaggcacaTCCTAACTCTTGGTTGTAACTTCTCTTAATGCAtatgtttcttttcttgtgcTTTCTTGTCCtcaataaattttaaatgatTTCTAGTCCTGGCACTTGCTTGTAGGATGTGAAAGTGCTCTGAGATATATCCTAGTGCCAGGGTGTGTCCCATTAGTTCACTTTGCAAATGATGCTTTTTAATGTGCAAGTGGAGATGAATTTTAGGATCCTTTAGGTGAAGATTTCTAGAAGCTTAGGTGCATGGCACATGGGTGAGTGACTTCCAGTTAATGTATTGAAGTTGACctgcaaaagagaaataatagCTTAACCCTCTTAGTGCACAGAAGAGGCAAAGCAGGCAAGAGTAATGTGTGATATGCTGTGTTTTTACTTTAAATGTTCAGAATTTCATGTTTTGGCAGTCTCTGAAAGGTGAACCATCTGTAACCATCTGTTGTGTGCTATGATCAGATGTTGTCTAAGTTTTCTTGAGCGATTCAGTGAAAGTTTCTGGAGTAAGAGACCTTTTATCAAAGAGGCATCTTCCCTCTATGAATTAGTAATTTCTCTGTTTATAAGAGTAGAGTGACAAGTTCCTCTTAAGGTTGTAATTAAGTCTGGCATCATGTGTTCCTGTGTTATACCTCTGATGAGAATGTAGAGGGAGACTTTTTGGAGGGGAGAGAAGTGAGAGCCTCTCTGACTTCTTctcaacagggaaaaaagagagcTGAATTTTTCATTTGCAGGTCAACTTTAAATACATGTTCCAGCCTCAAGCCTTATCTGCAGTTTAATTAATAGGGATATCTCTTCTTTAGGGTGGGGTAGAAGGATCATTAGCATTTTTGTGTCATTATATTCATAGTTTTTGTAGATGGTGGAAGTTTTTCACTTAATTTTGATACTGAGCATTATGGCACTGTTTCTTGGAAGTCTTGGGGTTTTGTAGCTGCACTAAAGCCCTTCATGTGGCTCTATTCTGTACTGTCTCttaaaagtacaaaaataaCAGTACAGCTAAAATGCTGCATTGTCTCAGCTTCTAAACTGTGGTCACAGAATGTCTCAAAAGCACTAGAGCATCCAGTGCAATCTAGTTGCAGCTGAATGGCCTTGGTTTAACCATTAAGAATTGCCAGGCACCTTTTTCTGAAGTGTTCAGTTTTAAGACCATAAGTCCAAGCCTCTGTTGAGAAGCAGTCCTCTCTGATCACTGGTATCTGCTGATCACCTGTCAGATGTGCAGTATTTGGCTTGCAAATGTTCTGAGTGGGCCTTGATGTCAATTCTTTTGTTAGCTCTTCATCTTGCTTTAGACACAAGTCTAACAGATAAAACTTGTTTTGCTGGGGCAGCACTTTTATActctgattttcttctgtttaccTAATTAGGATCATTACAAAATACTGAAGAGATTTTTATGATGTCTTATATTTGTCCTTTTTATAATATTACACATAAAATGTGTACATTATGAAGTGATATTAACTACTGCTTGTAAAACTATAAAAGTTCTCACTTTTCTCTGAAGATCATACTGCTGCTTTAAGGATGCTTTGCCCTTCTGCCCCAGTCAAGTaatttccttctccctctggTGTCTTTCTGTAATTTTCCATATGTTGCTTCCAGACCCCCACTTTTCCTGGGATAAAACCTTATTGCATGCACTGTTAACTTGGCATATTCTGCAAGTTGTATTAGTTAAGTTTCACTCTTTTAAACAGTGAATGTCACATTGTGATAATGGTACCATTTTGTAGCTAATACTGCATAGACTTCAAGCTTGAATGCATTTTAAGAATAATCTTTCCTTAGTAGTGATGTTATGAAAACCCCTTGAGTAGATACTTCCACGTGTATTTCATTGGTACTGCATACAAGCAGGTGAacaatttttctgtgattttcacgTGGATACTTCATTTCCTGCTCCTGTCATTGCTGTGCAATAAGAGCTGTGATGTGGCTGCCTTCAGTCTTCAGTTACTTTTTGTCTCCTGTGTGATTCTTCTGTAAACAGGCAAATGTTTCAGTGCCTGCATTGTCTGTTGGTCCCTGCCTGCATTTCTTTGGATACTGCTTCTTAATGTTCAGAGAGTTGGATTTATGGTGCATTTACCCCAAAACAGTAAAACTACTTTGAATGTAATAGTTGCTTGTATAAAGACAAAGACTTGGTTTACAGTACCAAGTGTAATCAACATAGCTCTGCCAGCAAAATCCCTGATGTAATGCAGCCATGAAAACAGGCTTTTGCTTTAGTTAATCCTTTCTTGGAAGGAGATTGCAGAGGCCTTTATGATTACAGAAAAGCATATCTTGTGGGGCTGTTGCAGGACCCTGGTGATGTAATTACATGGGCACAAGCTTTGTTTTTCAGTTATTGCCTAAATCTGCCACGGCAGATCTTGCATT
This DNA window, taken from Ammospiza caudacuta isolate bAmmCau1 chromosome 19, bAmmCau1.pri, whole genome shotgun sequence, encodes the following:
- the ZNF207 gene encoding BUB3-interacting and GLEBS motif-containing protein ZNF207 isoform X3, which produces MGRKKKKQLKPWCWYCNRDFDDEKILIQHQKAKHFKCHICHKKLYTGPGLAIHCMQVHKETIDAVPNAIPGRTDIELEIYGMEGIPEKDMEERRRLLEQKTQESQKKKQQDDSDEYEDDESAASTSFQPQQVQPQQGYIPPMAQPGLPPVPGAPGMPPGIPPLMAGVPPMMPGMPPVMPGMPPGMMPMGGMMPPGPGIPPLMPGMPPGRSGLSNSYYGMPPPVGPRPGMPPMTQAQPVTAPGILNRPPAPAATAPTPQPPVTKPLFPSAGQMGTPVTSSSAASSNSESLSASSNALFPSTAQAAAAVPGPVGTDFKPLNSTPATTTEPPKPTFPAYTQSTASTTSTTNSTAAKPATSITSKPATLTTTSATSKLIHPDEDISLEERRAQLPKYQRNLPRPGQAALGNPPVGPIGGMMPPQPGIPPQQQGMRPPMPPHGQYGAHHQGMPGYLPGAMPPYGQGPPMVPPYQSGPPRPPMGMRPPVMSQGGRY
- the ZNF207 gene encoding BUB3-interacting and GLEBS motif-containing protein ZNF207 isoform X1 translates to MGRKKKKQLKPWCWYCNRDFDDEKILIQHQKAKHFKCHICHKKLYTGPGLAIHCMQVHKETIDAVPNAIPGRTDIELEIYGMEGIPEKDMEERRRLLEQKTQESQKKKQQDDSDEYEDDESAASTSFQPQQVQPQQGYIPPMAQPGLPPVPGAPGMPPGIPPLMAGVPPMMPGMPPVMPGMPPGLHQQRKYMQSFCGGNMMMPMGGMMPPGPGIPPLMPGMPPGRSGLSNSYYGMPPPVGPRPGMPPMTQAQPVTAPGILNRPPAPAATAPTPQPPVTKPLFPSAGQMGTPVTSSSAASSNSESLSASSNALFPSTAQAAAAVPGPVGTDFKPLNSTPATTTEPPKPTFPAYTQSTASTTSTTNSTAAKPATSITSKPATLTTTSATSKLIHPDEDISLEERRAQLPKYQRNLPRPGQAALGNPPVGPIGGMMPPQPGIPPQQQGMRPPMPPHGQYGAHHQGMPGYLPGAMPPYGQGPPMVPPYQSGPPRPPMGMRPPVMSQGGRY
- the ZNF207 gene encoding BUB3-interacting and GLEBS motif-containing protein ZNF207 isoform X5; translated protein: MGRKKKKQLKPWCWYCNRDFDDEKILIQHQKAKHFKCHICHKKLYTGPGLAIHCMQVHKETIDAVPNAIPGRTDIELEIYGMEGIPEKDMEERRRLLEQKTQESQKKKQQDDSDEYEDDESAASTSFQPQQVQPQQGYIPPMAQPGLPPVPGAPGMPPGIPPLMAGVPPMMPGMPPVMPGMPPGLHQQRKYMQSFCGGNMMMPMGGMMPPGPGIPPLMPGMPPGRSGLSNSYYGMPPPVGPRPGMPPMTQAQPVTAPGILNRPPAPAATAPTPQPPVTKPLFPSAGQAAAAVPGPVGTDFKPLNSTPATTTEPPKPTFPAYTQSTASTTSTTNSTAAKPATSITSKPATLTTTSATSKLIHPDEDISLEERRAQLPKYQRNLPRPGQAALGNPPVGPIGGMMPPQPGIPPQQQGMRPPMPPHGQYGAHHQGMPGYLPGAMPPYGQGPPMVPPYQSGPPRPPMGMRPPVMSQGGRY
- the ZNF207 gene encoding BUB3-interacting and GLEBS motif-containing protein ZNF207 isoform X2, which encodes MGRKKKKQLKPWCWYCNRDFDDEKILIQHQKAKHFKCHICHKKLYTGPGLAIHCMQVHKETIDAVPNAIPGRTDIELEIYGMEGIPEKDMEERRRLLEQKTQESQKKKQQDDSDEYEDDESAASTSFQPQQVQPQQGYIPPMAQPGLPPVPGAPGMPPGIPPLMAGVPPMMPGMPPVMPGMPPGLHQQRKYMQSFCGGNMMMPMGGMMPPGPGIPPLMPGMPPGMPPPVGPRPGMPPMTQAQPVTAPGILNRPPAPAATAPTPQPPVTKPLFPSAGQMGTPVTSSSAASSNSESLSASSNALFPSTAQAAAAVPGPVGTDFKPLNSTPATTTEPPKPTFPAYTQSTASTTSTTNSTAAKPATSITSKPATLTTTSATSKLIHPDEDISLEERRAQLPKYQRNLPRPGQAALGNPPVGPIGGMMPPQPGIPPQQQGMRPPMPPHGQYGAHHQGMPGYLPGAMPPYGQGPPMVPPYQSGPPRPPMGMRPPVMSQGGRY